AATCAGCCCAAGGGCAGAGGTTGACCAAATGGCTTTCAGGATGGTGACAATAGTCATAGGGGCAGATCGGAATAAAGGAACAAAGATCTATTTTAGAGGCTAATCGAGCGATCGGTTACAGGGACGAACAAAGGTTCGTCCCTAGTGGTGGCTTAAAACGGTTACTGGGGGCGGTAGAGATGTTCCATGGGATGTCCTTACCCCGGATCAATTTTGATTACAGGGACAGTCGGACAGGAGTCCGATTAGATCGGACTTCTACCCTGGCGGGTTCAATTAACGAATGACCGGTCATCTCGGGTGGCTGAGGCAATTTTAGAATCTCCAGAATCGTCGGTGCGATATCAGCCAGGCGACCATCAGACCGCAGGGCCACTTCTCCCCCGTGCCCCGGAATTTTCATCCCTTCCCCTTCAACCAGAATGAACGGAACTGGATTAGTGGTATGGGCGGTCCAGGGATTGCCTTGCTCATCGCGCATGTATTCGGCATTGCCATGATCGGCGGTAATCAGGGTGGTGCCGCCCACTTGGCTGACACTGTCTAGAAGACGACCCAGGCAGCGATCGACCGTTTCGATCGCCTGCACCGTGGCATCCATCTGCCCCGTGTGCCCCACCATATCCGGATTGGCATAGTTGATCACAACCAGGGAATAGAGCCGCTTTTCGAGGGCCCGAGCTGCAACATCCGTGACCGCTTCGGCGGACATGGCAGGGGCACGATCGTAGGTCGCTACGGCTGGACTCATGACCAGTTCGCGATCTTCTCCCTCAAAGGGTTCCTCAATGCCCCCATTAAAGAAATAGGTGACGTGGGCATACTTCTCGGTTTCAGCGGTCCGAAACTGATGCAGCTTATTTTGAGCAATCACCTGGCCCAGAATATTGTTCAAATTCTGCGGTTCGAAAGCAATCTCGACCGGAAAATTGGGGTCGTATTGGGTGAAGGTGACAAAGGTCAGGGGTTGCACCTGCTGCCGCTCAAACCCGGTAAATTCGGGATCGACAAAAGCCTGGGTGAGCTGGCGGGCCCGATCGGGCCGGAAGTTAAAGAAAATCACCCCATCTCCCGGCTCCACTGCGCCGGGGGCGATCCGGGTGGGGAGGATGAATTCATCGGTGGTGTCGTTGGCATAGGAAGCAGCAACCACCTCCAGAGCCGATCGGCCATCCCCAGGGCCATCCTGGGTCATGGTTTCATAGGCCAGCTTGACCCGATCCCAGCGCCGATCCCGGTCCATGGCGTAGTATCGACCGCTCAGGGTGACGATGCGACCAAATCCAGATTGGTTGACATATTCCTGAATCATGCGAACGGTTTCTTTGCCATCGGTGGGCTGGGTATCTCGACCGTCCGTAATGAGGTGGATACAGGCATCCGGAACAGCTCGAACCTTGGCCAGTTCCAGGAGTCCAAACAGATGATTGACATGGGAATGGACCCCACCCTCCGAGCACAACCCAATCAGGTGAAGCTTGCCGCCTGTGGCCTTGACTTTCTCACAGGCCCTTACTAGAGCGGGATTGCTGAGGAGTGACCCATTCTCTACCGCATCTGAGATGCGGACCAATTCCTGGGGCACAATGCGACCAGCACCAATGTTCAGATGGCCGACTTCGGAGTTCCCCATTTGGCCATCTGGCAACCCGACATCTTTACCAGAGGTATGAATTAGGGTGTGAGGATAAGCTGCCCAAAGACTTTGCATGACAGGGGTGTTAGCTCGTGCGATCGCATTTCCTTCTGCTGTATCGCGATAACCCCAACCGTCCAGAATCACGAGTACTACTGGAGACACAGAGGTTAATGGCATACTAAGTCACCCTTACTACCTAGTGATTTCTTCGCAATCATACCATCGGGGCTATGGGATTTGGAGTTCACGAATTGACAGTTGTGATTGATCATCTATCTCCGATGGGTATCAATATCACATGGTTTAAACCTGACTTACAATCACGCATGCTCGTCATTTGTCACTGGTTACTTGCTCCTGGTCAACGGATCGACGGGCATTGAGTGATAGATAGAGGAACATCTCCAGTCAATGACCCGAAATTAAGAATGCAGTATAGCAAATGACCAATGACCAATCCTCTAGGTTTTTGCCTTTTCCTTTTTTGCCTTTTCTTTGGCTTTTTGTTTCTCCCGTTTAGCTGCAGCTTTGGTAGCTTTATCTGCTTCGATCGCAGCTAATTGAGCCTTTTCAGATTCCTCAGCTATCTTATCCAGATAATAAGAGTAGTTCCCTAAGTAGACGCGAAAGTCTCCATCTTTAATCTCAACAATTTTGTTGGCGACTTGAGAAATAAAATATCGATCGTGGGAAACAATAATGGCTGTCCCGTCATAATGCTGAAGTGCCTCTTCCAGCATCTCTTTGGCCGGAATATCCAGATGGTTGGTGGGTTCATCCAGGATCAGTAGGTTGGCAGGTTGCAGCAGCATCTTAGCCAGGGCCAGGCGGGCTTTTTCCCCACCACTGAGGGCTTCTACCTGTTTGAATACCATGTCACCCGTAAACAGAAAGCGACCCAGCAGGGTGCGAACTTCCTCGTTTTTCCAGTCGGGCACTTCGTCGTGGATGGTGTCCATGACGGTTTTCTGTAGATCCAGCGCTTCGGCCTGATTTTGCTCAAAATAACTGGGGATCACATTGTGGTCGCCAATTTTGACGCTCCCATCCGTGGGTGTCTCCATGCCTACAATCAAGCGCAGCAGGGTGGATTTGCCAGCTCCATTGGGACCGAGGAAAGCCACCCGATCGCCCCGTTCCAGGAGAAGATTGGCCCCCAGGAACAGGATCTTATCGCCATAGTTATGGACCAGATCTTTGATCTCGACGACTTCGCGACCACTCCGGGGGGCGGGAGGAAAGCGGAAGTGGAGCGTTTTCAAATCCCCTGTGGGAGCTTCAACACGCTCAATCTTCTCCAGTTGTTTTTCTCGGCTTTTAGCCTGGGTACTCCGGGTGGCACTGGCGCGAAAGCGATCAACAAAGGCTTGCTGTTTGTCGAGTTCCTTCTGTTGTCGTTCATAGGAACTTTGCTGAGCTTCCCGCAATTCTGCTTTCTGCTGCAAATAGGCGGAATAGTTCCCCAGATAGCTGGTGGAGACTCCCCGTTCAGTTTCCACAATCTGGTTGCAGAGTCGATCCAAAAACTCCCGGTCGTGGGAGACAATCACCATGGGGGTAATCAGACCTTTGAGGTAGGTTTCCAGCCATTCGATCGTCTCCAAATCTAGATGGTTGGTCGGTTCGTCCAGCAGCAGCAGATCTGGCTTTTGCAGGAGAATCTTCCCTAAACTCATCCGCATTTGCCAGCCCCCACTGAAGGCACTAACCAGGCGATCACCATCTTCCAGATCAAAGCCCAGATCGGGCAGGATCTTTTCAACCTGGGCATCTAGGGCGTACCCATCTAGGGCTTCAAACCGGCGTTGTAGCCGATCGAGGTCGTGGATCAGCCGATCCAGCGCGTCGGGATCGGCCAGTTCCATCTCTCGATGGACGCGGCCCATCTCTTCGTGGACCTGATTGGCTTCCCCAAAGGCGCGCCAGAATTCCTCCCGCACGGTCCGGCTGGGGTCTACTTCAAATTCCTGAGTCAGGTAAGCAATACGTAAACTGCTGGGGCGAATGATCTCTCCGGCAGTCGGCTCAATCTCCCCGGCAATAATTTTTAATTGGGTGGATTTGCCGGCCCCATTAACGCCCACAAGACCAATGCGATCGCCCGGTTTGACTTCCCAGTTAATGTCCTTCAGGACTTCACCAGTGGGATAAATTTTGCTGACATGTTCCAGTCGCAGCACAGAGAGTCTCCAGAATAGAGGGGACTAGAATACAAATATAAAGCTTAACAAAGTTTTAAGGATCTAAACGAGCCATCTTCTTATGACTCTAGCATCTGCAACCGATACAGGCTGGCGTAAACCCCTTCCTGGGCCAATAATTCATCATGGGTGCCCGATTCCACCAGACGACCTCGCTTGAGCACGAAAATCCGATCCACATTTCGAATGGTAGAGAGGCGATGGGCAATGATAATGGCCGTGCGGCCCTGCAGGAGTTGATCCAGAGCCGATTGGATCAGGGCTTCAGTGCGAACATCCAGACTGGCGGTTGCCTCATCTAAAACCAGGATTTCGGGATTGCGAATTGCCACCCGGGCAAAAGCCAGCAGTTGCTTCTGTCCTCCCGAAATATTCGTGCCACGCTCCCGCAGCATCGTGTTGTAGCCCTGGGGCAATTGCTCAATCAGGCCAGCAACGTTGGTCTTTGCTGCGGCAGCCTGCACCTCTTCCAGGGGATAGTTCTCTCCCAACGTAATATTACTCTTTACGTCTCCAGCAAACAGGAATCCGTCCTGAAGAATCACCCCCAGATGCTGGCGCAGATCCGCCTGGCGCATATCCCGAATATCAACCCCATCAATCAGGATGCGGCCTTGAGTGGTTTCATACAGACGGCAGAGTAGGCGGATGATCGAGCTTTTTCCAGCTCCAGTTGGCCCGACCAGGGCAATCTTTTCCCCTGGACGGATCGTAAAGTCCAGATCGGAGATCACATAGTCATCATGCTTGTAAGCAAACCAGACATGCTCGAAGCGAATTTCTCCTAAGCGTTTGGGGTCGATCGGGGCTGGATGTTCCAGAGTCGAACCTTCTGGATCTCGAATTTCGATCGGCTCATTCAGGACATCGCTGATGCGCTCCACGGCGGTGAAGCCAGACTGTAAGGCGGTAAATTTCTCCGCAAACTGGCGCAGGGGATCAAATAAGCGCTGGGCAAACAGGATAAAG
Above is a window of Leptolyngbya sp. 'hensonii' DNA encoding:
- the gpmI gene encoding 2,3-bisphosphoglycerate-independent phosphoglycerate mutase; translated protein: MPLTSVSPVVLVILDGWGYRDTAEGNAIARANTPVMQSLWAAYPHTLIHTSGKDVGLPDGQMGNSEVGHLNIGAGRIVPQELVRISDAVENGSLLSNPALVRACEKVKATGGKLHLIGLCSEGGVHSHVNHLFGLLELAKVRAVPDACIHLITDGRDTQPTDGKETVRMIQEYVNQSGFGRIVTLSGRYYAMDRDRRWDRVKLAYETMTQDGPGDGRSALEVVAASYANDTTDEFILPTRIAPGAVEPGDGVIFFNFRPDRARQLTQAFVDPEFTGFERQQVQPLTFVTFTQYDPNFPVEIAFEPQNLNNILGQVIAQNKLHQFRTAETEKYAHVTYFFNGGIEEPFEGEDRELVMSPAVATYDRAPAMSAEAVTDVAARALEKRLYSLVVINYANPDMVGHTGQMDATVQAIETVDRCLGRLLDSVSQVGGTTLITADHGNAEYMRDEQGNPWTAHTTNPVPFILVEGEGMKIPGHGGEVALRSDGRLADIAPTILEILKLPQPPEMTGHSLIEPARVEVRSNRTPVRLSL
- a CDS encoding ABC-F family ATP-binding cassette domain-containing protein, with amino-acid sequence MLRLEHVSKIYPTGEVLKDINWEVKPGDRIGLVGVNGAGKSTQLKIIAGEIEPTAGEIIRPSSLRIAYLTQEFEVDPSRTVREEFWRAFGEANQVHEEMGRVHREMELADPDALDRLIHDLDRLQRRFEALDGYALDAQVEKILPDLGFDLEDGDRLVSAFSGGWQMRMSLGKILLQKPDLLLLDEPTNHLDLETIEWLETYLKGLITPMVIVSHDREFLDRLCNQIVETERGVSTSYLGNYSAYLQQKAELREAQQSSYERQQKELDKQQAFVDRFRASATRSTQAKSREKQLEKIERVEAPTGDLKTLHFRFPPAPRSGREVVEIKDLVHNYGDKILFLGANLLLERGDRVAFLGPNGAGKSTLLRLIVGMETPTDGSVKIGDHNVIPSYFEQNQAEALDLQKTVMDTIHDEVPDWKNEEVRTLLGRFLFTGDMVFKQVEALSGGEKARLALAKMLLQPANLLILDEPTNHLDIPAKEMLEEALQHYDGTAIIVSHDRYFISQVANKIVEIKDGDFRVYLGNYSYYLDKIAEESEKAQLAAIEADKATKAAAKREKQKAKEKAKKEKAKT